One genomic segment of Pseudomonas fortuita includes these proteins:
- a CDS encoding DUF1654 domain-containing protein: MSKQKKTAPQGRQEMSGVERLGLRISSMINHPIAQSQRWVTIHRLDTDGDMEWEEVMGLLTETPELDLTFNDDESVTVRWEPQSAEDRDDLVVEKDWEEEVVEEEAPF, encoded by the coding sequence ATGTCCAAGCAGAAGAAGACGGCACCACAAGGACGCCAAGAGATGAGCGGGGTAGAGCGGCTCGGGCTGCGGATTTCGTCGATGATCAATCACCCCATTGCACAGTCTCAGCGGTGGGTGACAATCCATCGCCTGGACACGGATGGAGACATGGAGTGGGAGGAGGTGATGGGGCTGTTAACCGAAACGCCAGAGCTAGACCTGACTTTCAACGACGACGAGAGCGTGACGGTTCGGTGGGAGCCGCAGAGCGCCGAGGATCGCGACGACCTGGTCGTGGAGAAGGACTGGGAGGAGGAGGTGGTGGAGGAAGAGGCGCCTTTCTGA
- a CDS encoding helix-turn-helix transcriptional regulator, whose product MNNVRKIRVAAGISQARLCRELRWNQSRLANYEAGRRCVGLDAARKIVTALNGLGAECSLDDVFPPTARDPEAA is encoded by the coding sequence ATGAACAACGTTCGCAAGATCCGGGTAGCTGCGGGGATTAGCCAAGCCCGGCTATGCCGGGAGCTCCGCTGGAACCAGTCGCGTCTGGCCAACTACGAGGCCGGGCGACGGTGTGTCGGCCTGGATGCGGCCCGGAAGATTGTCACTGCGCTGAACGGGCTAGGCGCCGAGTGCAGCCTTGACGATGTCTTCCCGCCAACGGCTCGCGACCCAGAAGCAGCCTGA
- a CDS encoding type II toxin-antitoxin system death-on-curing family toxin has product MAGSANVIQWLSESDIASLNHNLIDAQTPMEPVGVLNLSGLSSAQYRAIQYQNYAGVSDIFVLGAVFSEALVQNHPFFNANKRTAAAAVMVFLLINGVMLKAPWEQVVEMFEGLAKHTFDIDDFSCWLKHWSVKFDVSQLDELAADAYYNNETLKSKFSKL; this is encoded by the coding sequence ATGGCTGGATCTGCAAATGTAATTCAATGGCTAAGTGAATCAGACATAGCGTCGCTCAATCATAATTTGATTGATGCTCAAACTCCGATGGAGCCAGTGGGGGTCCTGAATCTTTCAGGGCTCTCATCCGCTCAATATCGAGCTATTCAGTATCAAAATTACGCTGGCGTCAGCGATATTTTTGTACTGGGTGCAGTTTTTTCCGAAGCGTTGGTCCAAAATCATCCATTTTTTAATGCTAATAAAAGAACTGCGGCTGCGGCCGTGATGGTGTTTTTGCTAATTAATGGAGTGATGCTTAAGGCGCCATGGGAGCAAGTGGTTGAGATGTTTGAGGGGCTTGCCAAGCACACTTTTGACATTGATGATTTCTCCTGCTGGCTTAAGCACTGGAGTGTAAAGTTTGACGTTTCTCAGCTCGACGAGCTGGCTGCTGACGCGTATTACAATAACGAAACACTCAAATCTAAATTTTCAAAGCTCTAA
- a CDS encoding XRE family transcriptional regulator — MNESLSQRIKRLRKATGMSQAQLADACGWKSQSRVGNYEAGTREPTLADIAAMAAALGVDQSELLLNSAAVTEVSAPARSTTDLVRQMLAKSGKGIPEEARQRLLAAAEEPSASSAVAANFVRPGLVGDEVWIAHYDVRGAMGDGEVAHDFPEMLQDIRVSPTHLREMGVEFKEHFHLKLITGVGQSMAPTIKSRDPLVVDISIREFVGDGIYYFSHQGHQYIKRLQKKGRNHFKMISDNTNHPPEDIRVDETYIQARVLLVWNAHLV; from the coding sequence ATGAATGAATCACTGAGCCAGCGCATTAAGCGCTTGAGAAAAGCGACGGGAATGTCCCAGGCCCAGCTGGCAGATGCTTGCGGCTGGAAATCGCAGTCACGCGTCGGAAACTATGAAGCCGGTACGCGAGAGCCAACGCTGGCGGATATTGCCGCTATGGCAGCTGCCCTTGGAGTCGACCAATCCGAGCTACTCCTGAACTCTGCGGCAGTGACCGAGGTTTCGGCGCCAGCCCGGAGTACGACTGATCTTGTCAGGCAGATGCTCGCAAAGAGCGGCAAAGGCATTCCGGAAGAGGCCCGTCAGCGCCTCCTTGCTGCGGCTGAGGAGCCGAGCGCCAGCAGTGCCGTCGCGGCTAACTTCGTTCGCCCAGGCCTCGTGGGCGATGAGGTGTGGATTGCTCACTACGACGTGCGCGGAGCAATGGGCGATGGCGAAGTAGCTCACGACTTCCCTGAAATGCTGCAGGACATCCGCGTCAGCCCTACTCACCTGCGAGAGATGGGGGTCGAGTTCAAAGAGCACTTCCACCTGAAGCTCATTACGGGTGTCGGTCAGTCCATGGCCCCGACCATCAAGAGCCGCGACCCGTTGGTCGTTGACATCAGCATCCGTGAGTTCGTGGGCGACGGGATCTACTACTTCTCCCATCAGGGTCATCAGTACATCAAGCGTCTGCAGAAGAAGGGCCGCAACCACTTCAAGATGATTTCGGACAACACCAATCATCCGCCTGAGGACATCCGAGTTGATGAGACCTACATCCAGGCCCGAGTGCTGCTGGTGTGGAATGCGCACCTGGTGTGA
- a CDS encoding replication protein, translating into MDNQLMDGLLAIDLSAREMKIVLYVAKATINFGAGAQRIPATDIAKAIHAHPDTVSKAVSSLLRRRVLFREGGARGDIGVNDPKDWVYVNDPKQTKTANSAEVVRIGEESKQTKTAGSLLYSKKETPYVNLPSEDVTCPPSESGQSPVKAERKAPFGKVAMLADNPHDLSEALIADYLAVRKAKRAPLTARVWSTLNSKLEQCKAFGVQPDQALAIAVENGWQGFEVDWITKRIGAQPAPQAKHHSRHHGFNDRDYTAGLASREDGTYAI; encoded by the coding sequence ATGGACAACCAGCTCATGGATGGCCTGCTGGCTATCGATCTTTCCGCTCGGGAGATGAAGATTGTGCTGTACGTGGCCAAGGCCACCATCAACTTTGGGGCTGGTGCCCAGCGCATCCCGGCCACCGACATTGCGAAAGCTATCCACGCTCACCCTGACACCGTGTCAAAGGCCGTTTCCAGCCTGTTGCGCCGTCGCGTGCTGTTCCGTGAAGGTGGTGCCCGGGGCGACATCGGCGTGAATGACCCGAAAGACTGGGTATACGTGAATGATCCGAAACAGACCAAAACAGCCAATTCGGCTGAAGTGGTCCGAATCGGCGAAGAGTCGAAACAGACCAAAACCGCCGGCTCCCTTCTTTATTCTAAGAAAGAAACCCCCTATGTAAATCTTCCTTCGGAAGATGTTACATGCCCCCCCAGTGAATCTGGGCAGTCCCCGGTGAAGGCTGAGCGCAAGGCTCCCTTCGGCAAGGTAGCGATGCTGGCCGACAACCCGCACGACCTGAGCGAGGCGCTGATCGCTGATTACCTTGCCGTCCGCAAAGCCAAGCGCGCTCCGTTGACCGCCCGAGTCTGGTCGACCCTGAATTCCAAGCTCGAGCAGTGCAAGGCCTTCGGCGTGCAGCCGGACCAGGCCCTGGCGATCGCTGTCGAGAACGGCTGGCAGGGTTTCGAGGTGGATTGGATCACCAAGCGGATCGGCGCCCAGCCGGCGCCCCAAGCCAAACACCATAGCCGCCACCACGGCTTCAACGACCGCGATTACACCGCTGGCCTGGCCTCGCGGGAGGACGGTACCTATGCGATCTGA
- a CDS encoding ATP-binding protein encodes MRSESVITMSDVRNAAGFRVQPAHCEHHGDFEQRVTMLMGREIVGRCPECEKAAIAERQAKQQTEEARLKREAMTRKLGSALIPKRFAERTLANYRVEHEGQRKALAYCTRYVAAFEEIERTGRCLMLLGKVGTGKTHLGAGMANELMRNTSATAVYRTVGAILQSIRATYVRQSEQSEADILSSLIEPSLLVLDEVGVSKEQPSEFELTTLFSIINGRYEQMRPTVVISNLEASQLRHAMGERCYDRLREGGGVVVPFEWESHRGKEEF; translated from the coding sequence ATGCGATCTGAATCGGTGATCACCATGTCCGACGTGCGAAACGCCGCCGGCTTCCGCGTCCAACCTGCGCACTGCGAGCATCACGGCGACTTCGAGCAGCGCGTGACCATGCTCATGGGGCGCGAGATCGTCGGGCGCTGCCCAGAGTGCGAGAAGGCCGCCATTGCCGAGCGCCAGGCCAAGCAGCAGACCGAGGAAGCCCGCCTGAAGCGCGAGGCCATGACCCGCAAGTTGGGTTCAGCGCTGATCCCGAAGCGATTCGCCGAGCGGACCCTGGCCAACTACCGCGTAGAGCACGAAGGCCAGCGCAAGGCCCTAGCCTACTGCACGCGCTACGTGGCCGCGTTCGAGGAGATCGAGCGTACCGGGCGTTGCCTGATGCTGCTGGGCAAGGTCGGCACCGGCAAGACCCACCTGGGTGCCGGCATGGCCAACGAGCTGATGCGCAACACCTCTGCCACCGCCGTGTACCGCACGGTGGGCGCGATTCTGCAGTCCATCCGCGCCACTTACGTCCGCCAAAGCGAACAGTCCGAGGCCGACATCCTGTCCAGCCTGATCGAGCCGTCGCTGCTGGTGCTCGACGAGGTAGGCGTCAGCAAAGAGCAGCCGAGTGAGTTTGAGCTGACAACCCTGTTTTCGATCATCAACGGGCGCTATGAGCAGATGCGCCCCACTGTGGTGATCTCCAATCTGGAGGCCAGCCAGCTGCGCCACGCCATGGGCGAGCGGTGTTACGACCGCTTGCGCGAGGGTGGCGGAGTGGTGGTGCCCTTCGAGTGGGAATCTCACCGTGGCAAGGAGGAGTTCTGA
- a CDS encoding type II toxin-antitoxin system death-on-curing family toxin: MDRELVESIHLYLVDHFADSDDPLEPSGVKDYNLLESACARPFQTVHGRDAYETEYEKGAAIFHGIIANHCFHNGNKRTALLSALYYLGENNIWVDRCNDDDMFEFTRQIAAHEIAEKREDEISVIVDWLLRNSRKIMKSDKYLSFSDLREKLGRFDFELSERNGLVDVLKEGEIVTRILKKGKHGREEYDPVYVADLRKRLQLTVDYGVDSGRFYGQKGVSEELNEFMHIRGAVFRRLATA, encoded by the coding sequence ATGGACAGGGAGTTGGTAGAAAGTATCCACCTGTATTTGGTTGATCACTTTGCGGATTCGGATGACCCTTTAGAACCCTCTGGAGTTAAGGACTACAATCTGCTTGAATCAGCATGCGCCAGACCTTTTCAAACAGTTCATGGCAGAGATGCCTATGAAACGGAGTACGAAAAGGGGGCCGCGATCTTCCATGGGATCATCGCAAATCATTGCTTTCATAACGGTAATAAGCGAACCGCTCTCCTGAGCGCGCTATATTATCTAGGTGAAAACAATATTTGGGTTGATCGCTGCAATGATGACGATATGTTTGAGTTTACTCGGCAAATTGCAGCTCATGAAATAGCAGAAAAGCGTGAAGATGAAATTTCAGTAATAGTCGACTGGCTTCTTCGGAATTCACGAAAAATCATGAAATCCGACAAGTATCTTTCTTTCAGTGATTTGCGAGAAAAACTGGGAAGGTTTGACTTTGAGCTCTCGGAGCGGAACGGATTAGTGGATGTCCTCAAGGAAGGGGAAATCGTTACAAGGATTTTAAAGAAGGGTAAACACGGACGGGAAGAATATGATCCTGTCTATGTGGCAGATCTCCGGAAGCGTCTTCAGTTGACCGTTGACTATGGTGTTGACTCTGGCCGATTCTATGGGCAAAAGGGTGTTTCAGAAGAGCTGAATGAATTTATGCACATCCGCGGCGCAGTTTTTCGGAGACTGGCAACGGCCTGA